The sequence below is a genomic window from Dyadobacter chenwenxiniae.
CTCTGATCCGTAATCATTACCGGTGAGCATTACATCCAGGTTTCCATCCTGGTCAAAATCATCGGCGATCATGCCAAAAACCGGCGCAACTTGTGCCTGGACTGGCAACTCATGCGTAGCAAACTTTCCGCCACCGAGGTTCTCAATATAGCTGGTCTTCATCCAGGTAGCGCTTACATGCAGTGCATCTTTCAGCTCCTCGGGCTTCAAAATTTCGGTCAGACCAATTTGTGCGAATTTCTTGTATTCCTGAAAACGCTGGCGAACCTGGATAATTTGTTTGCCCATGTCGTCCCGTGTGTTGTAAGGAAACTCCTTATATGTGTTGTCGTCTGCGCGGTAATAAACGGTCGGGATGGCGTCAAAATAGCCGTCGTTATTGAAATCCTTGGCATACATGCTTACGGGCTGTTTTTCAGAAGCACGTGCAAGGGAATTGATACCCAGATTGCCGGCTATGTAATCCATGTCACCGTCATTGTCAAAATCACCGGCGGTAATGCTTCCCCACCAGCCTTTTTTATCCTCTAATCCGGACACTGCTTTTTTAAATTTACCTTGCTCATTTTTGAAAAAGGTAAGCGGCATCCATTCTCCTGCCACGAGCAAATCCATCCAGCCATCATTGTCATAATCTGTCCATACTGCATCACACACCAAGCCAATGTTTTCAAGTTCGGGCAAGACCGCCTTCGTTACGTCGGAAAATTTCAATGTGCTGCTTTGCGTGTCATTTCTGAGAATGTGACTGGAGACCGGTTTGGGATAGGCTGCCGATTCCACCCTGCCGCCTATAAAAAGATCCAGATCGCCGTCCTTATCATAATCGACGGCTTTTATACAGGAACCATTCACCAGGAACTGGGGTAATGCAGCGGAATCAATACTGAATTTCCCTTTTCCGTCATTGGTATACAGCATTGTTTTTAATCCGGGTGCGCCTGCGCGTATTTCATAGCTTCCGCTTACAATGCACAAATCAAGGTCCTTATCATTATCAGCATCAAATAGCAGCACGCCCATATCTTCTGTTTCCTTCGTGATGCCCTCCAGGCCAGGCAGCAAATCAGTCACCTTGAATTTCCCGTCGGACTGCTGTAAAATAAAGCGCCCTTTATAATGCATCGCACCACCGATAAAAATATCATCCAAACCATCCCCATTTACATCGCCAGCGGCCATAGCAGGCCCGAATTGTGACAATTTGTGCGGAAGTAATTTTTGAATATTAAAATCGATGACGTCTGTTTCCTGGTGTTTATAAGGCAGATTTATGATAGACGTAATGTCAGTAAACAGCGGAGTCGACAGGTCTTCGTTTTGATGTGATTCAATAGCATCTTTCGCGTCAGCCTCTTGGAACGTCAACACCTGATTTGCTTTCACATTTTTTAAAATCTGTGTTTTACCGCCAGGCCAGGTCACCTTAACCTGATCTATTTTCCTTGTTTTCCCTAGCCCAAAATGAATGAAAGGTTCAATGGTGGACAAATAACCGCGGTAAGGTGAATTTTCCGAAACCTGCCTCACCGAATCGGCACAAGTGATTTCCACAATCGCCCCAATCCCGGCTTTATTATAGCGGCTCCCTTTGAATGCAATACGTAAATAATTGCTTTCTTCTGGTCTGATCTGAATGCTGTTGTTGCGGTAAACAAACGCAGAATCATTGATGTTGTTCACGACAAAATCCAGATCCCCATCACGATCCAGATCGGCATAAGCAGCACCATTTGAGAAGCTTGCCGATTCCAGACCCCATTGTTCCGACACATCCTCAAAGCGGAGATCTCCTTTATTTTTAAATGCAAAATTGGCAATCTTCACAGTTGGAATGTAGTCCAGCATCATCATGGGTTCCATCACACTCGAAACCTCGTTACGATATGCAATGAAATCGAGATCTGTAATGTCTTTGGGGAAACCATTGGTAATGATCATATCCCGCAAGCCATCATTGTCGAAATCCGTAACCATGGGTGTCCAGCTCCAATCGGTTTCAGCGATGCCGCTCAGCAAGCCTATTTCACTGAAAACCGGATTCTTGCTTTTGCCGTCGACAGAACCGCGATTCAGCTGCAGGGTATTCCTTGCAACCTGATATTGATAGCCAAAAAGTTCATTATTCTGGTAAGTGACGTAACTGTTCGCCGGCGTCATCATTTTCTTTCTTCGGTTGGTGGCGGGCATCATATCCACCGCAATTACGTCTACCAAGCCATCATTATTAATATCGGCCACGTCATTGCCCATAGCCGAATGAGAGGTGTGTTTGAAGGATGAGGGCGCTTTGTCTGTGAATGTGCCGTTCCCGTTGTTGATATAAAGCAGATCATTGGTCAGGTAGTCGTTGGTAACGTAAATGTCTTTGTAACCATCCTGATTGATATCTGTAACATTCACGCCCAAACCATAACCTTCTATCAGGATTCCTGCTTCTTTTGAAACATTGGTAAAAACGGGGTGCTTTAACTTCTCGTCCCAGTCATTGCGATAAAGGCGGTCTGTGCGCCTGGAAGATCCGTCGACGATCTTTTTGTGGTATTTGTTAGGAAAATTGTTGTCGTCCATTTCGTTAACGAGCAAAAACAAGTCCAAATCTCCATCATTATCATAATCTAAAAATGCAGCGTTTGTTGTGTGCGTAGTGTCTGCCACTCCATATTCCTTCCCCATTTCCTTGAAAACAGGAACATTGTTTTTATCTAAACCCTGATTTACGTAAAGCAGATTTTCGCGCTCTCTTGCGACCTTTCTTACCGAAGCGCAAACGTATATATCAAGCAGATTGTCGGCATTGATGTCAATTAGCGCCACACCGGTTGACCATTTATCTTTGGCCTCAACGCCCGCTTTTTGGGTGACGTCTTCAAACTTAAAATCGCCTTTATTGAGATACAATTTATTATCGACCGAGTTTCCCGTGAAATACACATCCGGCAGGCTGTCATTATTAAAGTCACCCAGTGCAACGCCTCCACCATTGTACACATACTCGAACGCAAGAATGTTCATGGTATCATTTTCCGCAATGCGATTGGAAAACTGAATCCCCGTTTCATCGCTATCGAGCTGGGTGAATGTTTTCTGTTTTTTGTTGCAGGAGGTGAGCAATACTGCTATGAAAAGTGCTGATAGTAAATATTTTGAGGGCACAAGTGACTTCATTTGAAACAATAAAAATTGGTATATCTTAAAATTAAGAAAAGGAGATGGTAAACTAATACCACCTCCTTTATTTAAAACTTATACTAAATATCAATAACCAGGGTTTTGCACGAGAATGTCTTTGCCCAGCAAGTCAATTTGTTCCTGGGGAACTGGCAGGAACTCGTTTTTCTTGGCTGTGAATTTTGTTCCGCCCAAAGCTCCGCTTAGCTTTTTGCCTTCGTAAGTAAGGTAAGCATTCAGCACAGAATCAGCGATCTCCCAGCGTACAAGGTCAAAGAAGCGATGTCCTTCGCCGGATAGTTCTAGTTTTCTTTCGAAA
It includes:
- a CDS encoding VCBS repeat-containing protein; this translates as MKSLVPSKYLLSALFIAVLLTSCNKKQKTFTQLDSDETGIQFSNRIAENDTMNILAFEYVYNGGGVALGDFNNDSLPDVYFTGNSVDNKLYLNKGDFKFEDVTQKAGVEAKDKWSTGVALIDINADNLLDIYVCASVRKVARERENLLYVNQGLDKNNVPVFKEMGKEYGVADTTHTTNAAFLDYDNDGDLDLFLLVNEMDDNNFPNKYHKKIVDGSSRRTDRLYRNDWDEKLKHPVFTNVSKEAGILIEGYGLGVNVTDINQDGYKDIYVTNDYLTNDLLYINNGNGTFTDKAPSSFKHTSHSAMGNDVADINNDGLVDVIAVDMMPATNRRKKMMTPANSYVTYQNNELFGYQYQVARNTLQLNRGSVDGKSKNPVFSEIGLLSGIAETDWSWTPMVTDFDNDGLRDMIITNGFPKDITDLDFIAYRNEVSSVMEPMMMLDYIPTVKIANFAFKNKGDLRFEDVSEQWGLESASFSNGAAYADLDRDGDLDFVVNNINDSAFVYRNNSIQIRPEESNYLRIAFKGSRYNKAGIGAIVEITCADSVRQVSENSPYRGYLSTIEPFIHFGLGKTRKIDQVKVTWPGGKTQILKNVKANQVLTFQEADAKDAIESHQNEDLSTPLFTDITSIINLPYKHQETDVIDFNIQKLLPHKLSQFGPAMAAGDVNGDGLDDIFIGGAMHYKGRFILQQSDGKFKVTDLLPGLEGITKETEDMGVLLFDADNDKDLDLCIVSGSYEIRAGAPGLKTMLYTNDGKGKFSIDSAALPQFLVNGSCIKAVDYDKDGDLDLFIGGRVESAAYPKPVSSHILRNDTQSSTLKFSDVTKAVLPELENIGLVCDAVWTDYDNDGWMDLLVAGEWMPLTFFKNEQGKFKKAVSGLEDKKGWWGSITAGDFDNDGDMDYIAGNLGINSLARASEKQPVSMYAKDFNNDGYFDAIPTVYYRADDNTYKEFPYNTRDDMGKQIIQVRQRFQEYKKFAQIGLTEILKPEELKDALHVSATWMKTSYIENLGGGKFATHELPVQAQVAPVFGMIADDFDQDGNLDVMLTGNDYGSEVSVGRYDAFYGLILKGNGKGGFKSLSLSQSGYASMGNAKGLIKLASAGSNWITATSQNRDSVRFHKVRMETKKVSLLPTETTVLLELKGGRTRREELGYGSSFLSQSSHVLFLPAYAQSATAIDSKGTKRRLR